Genomic DNA from Leptospira broomii serovar Hurstbridge str. 5399:
AAAGTCCCTGTCTATTTTCTTTCGTAAGTAATTTATATATACGTCTATAAAATTCGTTCCCGTATCGAAATTCGTGCCCCATACCTTTTCCGCAATCTCTCGCCTGGATAAGACCCGACCGTTATTTCTCACTAAGTATTCCAAAAACTTAAACTCTTTCGGGGTCAATTCGATCTCTACACCGGCACGAGCGGCTGTCTTCGTTTGCATATTCATTACTAAATCCGAAAACCTAAGTAAAAATCCCTGACCGCTTGGGTTTGCATTCACCCGTTTTAGCAAGGTTTTAATTCGTACATGAAGTTCCCTGAAATCGAACGGCTTCACTAGATAGTCATCGGCTCCCGAATCGAAGGCTTCCACCTTGTCGTCAGTCGCTCCGAGCGCAGTCAGCATGATAATTGGAATATGCGGTTTTATATTCCTGATCTCTTTGCATAATTCTAATCCGCTAAAAACGGGGAGAACTATATCGGTGATAACTAAATCAAATTCGTAATTTAAGGCTAACTTCCTACCCATATTGCCGTCGTACGCGACCGAAACTTCGAAACCTTCCTCCTCCAATCCTCTTTTAATAAGATCGGCCATTCGAACATCGTCTTCGATGATGAGGATTTTCATACGATACTCCTTTTTTTCTCTCTCTCGGAAATTTGAAAATCAAAATCTTAAAACGAAGTAACTACTGAAGATTCTCTTAACGTATTCGATCAAATATAGGGTTCATAAGAAACGAAAGGATCTTAGTTTTAGCTTTCCTAACTTTAGCATTCGAAAAATGTCCAAGTCCGAATTCCTTTTTGCTTCTTTCGGAGCGTTTTACTAACGAAAACGATTATTTTTTTCACAGTAATTTGACAAATTCCCGTAG
This window encodes:
- a CDS encoding response regulator transcription factor — encoded protein: MKILIIEDDVRMADLIKRGLEEEGFEVSVAYDGNMGRKLALNYEFDLVITDIVLPVFSGLELCKEIRNIKPHIPIIMLTALGATDDKVEAFDSGADDYLVKPFDFRELHVRIKTLLKRVNANPSGQGFLLRFSDLVMNMQTKTAARAGVEIELTPKEFKFLEYLVRNNGRVLSRREIAEKVWGTNFDTGTNFIDVYINYLRKKIDRDFPTKLIHTKSGMGFILKEGP